From the Thomasclavelia ramosa DSM 1402 genome, the window TAATTCCTGTATCAATGAATATGTCAAGAATGCATGTTTATGAAACTGGTTTTGTTGCTAGGGTTAATAAAATTGTTAATAAATATAATATTCCTCCATATTTATTGGAATTTGAATTAACAGAAACGGTTATTTTGAAGAATTTAACCAAGGTGAGAGAAGTAGCTGATGAATTACGAAGTTTTGGTTATCGTGTTTCGATTGATGATTATGGAACAGGTTACTCAGGGATGAATATTTGGCAAGATCTAAATTTTGATATTGTTAAATTGGATCGTTCATATATAACTAAAAGAGAGTCAAATAATAATCGCAATAATATTATTATTCCTGCAATCGTTGATATTTGTAATAAGTTACAGACAACAATTATTTGTGAAGGAGTTGAAACATTGGATCAATGTTTATATATGAAACGTTTTGGATGTAATGTAGTTCAAGGTTATTATTTTTCAAAGCCAGTTAGCACAGTAGAATTTGAAAAAATGATTGATGAAACGGACGGTAAATTTAATTTACCATGGAATAAAGATGATTTTAAATATACTTCTGTTGACAATATTTCTCAAAGTGAAATCAAAGCTATTACTAATTCTATCTTTAATTTTATTCCTGGTGGGGTGGCTGGATTCAGTTATGAATTAGAACTACTATTTGTAAGTGATAGTTTGGTTGAATTAAGTGGTTATAGTCGAGAAGAATTGCTAAGTGGAGGAATTGAATGGCCTAAAAAGTTGTTTTATAGCGAAGAAGAATTTAAACATGTTTTCTATCATAATGGATTAGCTGATCGTTCTTCTAAAAATTTAGTTGAGTTTAAAATTAAAGCTAAAAATGGTAAAACCGTGTATATTAATATGTATGGGGGATTAGTTGATAGTCCAGAGTGGGGTTCATATTATTTATGTTGTTTTTATGATGTTACAAATGAAAAAGTGAATGAATTAAAATCACATGAATTACAAGAAAATATAAATAGTTTATTAAAAAATATTAACGGTGGAATTGGTAAAATGACACTTGATGGCAAAGGAACAATTTTATTTGCATCAGATGGTTTTTATAAAACGATTGGGTATACTCGTACTGATTTTAATCAACCGCCAATCAATAATGATTTAAGTCAGATAGTTAGTAAAGAAGCTTATTTTTTATGTAATCATGTAATTGAACAGATTAAAGCTGGTAAAATCGATTATTTTGAAGTTGAAGTAAATTCCAAAACTGCACAAAAGATTTGGCTAACGATCTATTTTTCTAATATTCACAGAGAAAATGGAAAATTAGTAGCTGATGTTTTTTGTATCGATAGCACTGTTGATCATCAACAAATGATGCTAGAACAACACTGTAATGAGATGGAAGATAATTTAAATATTGTTATTGAAAATACCCCAGGGGATATTGTCGTTATTAAAATAAAAGATGATCATATTACCACTAAATTCCTTAGTCATGGATTATCTAAAATATTTGATTTTGAACAATCTGAGTTAACAGATATACTGAAACATAATAAAGGATTTGATTTAGTTTATGAAGATGATCGAGAAGTTTTAGCTAAACAATTTATAGAATTATCTAAACAAAAAAGTTGTGTAAATTTTGATTATCGCTCATATTATAAAAATGGTAAAGTCAGTTGGCATAATATCAATGCAAACTTTTATCGTCAAGAAGAAGATGGAACAATCATTTATCATGGAATTATCACTAATATTAATACTCTTAAAGAACAACAAGAACGTGCGGAAAAATTAAAAGATCGTTATAATTTTATTTTATCAGTGTTGGCTGTTGATGTTTGGAATTTTGATGTTAGAAATAATCGGATGGATAGTTTATATATGGATGATAAATTTAGTATTGATTTACCTAAAGGAGCAAAAATAGTTCCTGAAAAATTATTAGAAGATGCGCTTATTTTACCTGAAGATCAGAATAAATATTTAAATATGCTCACTTCAATAAGAGCGGGACAGAAAACAGCCCATGATAAATTACATTGTCGAATTAAAACGGGTGAATATAATTTATTTGATCTTATGATAAGAGTAAAGGATACTAATTCAGATATGGCTATAATTATGGCTAAAAATTTTGATCAATTTTTTAATAAAAAAGAATAGGAAAAAATAAGGGCTAAATTATTTAGGCCCTTATTTTAATAATGAACGGTTGTTAACTAATGATTTTTAATGAGCTTTGATGATTGTTTTAGCTATTAATATCACGTATGATGTTGTTGTGGGGTGAGAAGATGCAGATAAAAAAAGAAGATTTAAAGAATGATATTATTGAAGCTGCTAAAGTGGAATTTTTGCATCATGGCTACGAAGGGGCTTCAATGAGAATAATTGCTAGTAAATCACATACCACCTTGGGAAATTTATATAATTATTTTACTAATAAAGAAGAATTATTAGGAGCTGTATTAGAGCCATCAATTAAGTCATTAAATAAGTTAGTTGAGGTTCATCTAAATGAAGAAATTCAAGTTCATTCACTAGAAGAGGTTGATGAAGCACTTGATCAATTTGGAGATTTTTTTGAAGAAAGTGATTTTCGATATATAATGGATGAACGATTAATTATCCTTTTTGAATTAAAAACGACGGAATATAAAGAAAAAAGGGATTGGTTTCTTTTAAAATTTAAGCAACATATGGCATGGCATCTTAATATTGAAGATATCAATTCGCCGTATATTGATATTATTACAAATATGTTTATTGATTGTATTAAGCATGTATTAGTAAGTCATGATAATCTTGAAATGCAAAAACAAGAATTTTTAAAAGTTTTCAAAATGTTGTGTACAGGCATTGTTGTTAACGAAGAAAAATAAAAACTTGCAGTGATGATTCATTGTCTTTTGAATACATGTTTTTATTATGCAAAAAAGGAGAAAATATGATTAAATTTGAAGAAGTATCAAAGATTTATCAAAATGGAAATAAAAAAATTTATGCTTTAAATAAGGTTTCTTTTACGATTAATAAAGGTGAATTTGTCATTATCTTAGGACCGAGTGGGGCAGGGAAAAGTACTTTATTAAATATTTTAGGGGGAATTGATCGTCTTGATGAAGGAAAAATAATTATTGATAATGAAGTAATTTCGAATAAAAATGAAAATGAATTATCAGATTATCGAGCTCATCAAGTAGGATTTATATTTCAATTTTATAATTTAATTCCAACACTGACGGTTTATGAAAATGTAGCCTTGATGAAGGAACTAAAAAAAGATATTATGCCAGTTGATAACGTTTTAGATCAAGTAGGACTATTAGTGCATAAGAAAAAATTTCCTCATCAGTTATCTGGGGGAGAACAACAGCGAGTTTCAATTGCTCGAGCAGTGGTCAAAAATCCAGAGATTCTTTTATGTGATGAGCCGACGGGAGCTTTAGATAGTGATACGGGAGCAAAAGTATTGAAGTTATTACATGATATGTGTAAAGAATATCATAAAACAACTATCATTGTTACCCACAATACTAATTTGCAAGCTATCGCTGACAAAGTAATTCGAGTAAAAAATGGTCAAATCAATACAATTACAACAAATTCTCATCCTCTTGATGTGATGGAGGTGGAATGGTAAATGTTGTTTAAAAAAATGATTCGAGATTTATGGAAAAATAAGGTTCAGTTTGGAGCTATATTTATTATGATGTTTTTAGGTGTTTTTATCTTTTCAGGTATATCTAGTGAATATCATGGACTTGAAGTAGCTTTAAATAACTATATTAAAGAGAATAATTTAGCTGATGCTTGGCTTTACCAAAAGGAATTTAGTGATTCGACTCTTAATGAACTAAAAAAACAGACTGATTATGAACAAAGAATGTATGTCTCTACAAGCAATAAAGCGGTTGATAATAGTAATATTGATCTCTATATTACTGATAGTAATAAAATTTCAACTCTTAAAGTCGTTAATGGTAAATCATTTAATAATCAAGATGATGGTATCTGGCTTGATGCAATGTATGCTAAGAAAAATGGTTATCAGTTAAATGACCAAATAACTTTAAAATATCAGAATTTTGAATTAAGTAAGAAAATTATTGGTTTAGTTTATTCCCCTGAAAATATCTATCTGGCTAAAGAAGAGCAACTGACACCAAATCGTCAAAAATATGGTTTTGCATATGTAAATAATAATAGTTTTCCTAACACTTTATACCATCCGAATCAACTAGTCCTTTCCTCAAAAAAAGACATTAGTAAAATAGTTGATCAATTATTAGCTGGTAATGAATACAAGCTAATTCTCCAAAAAGATCATCCTAGTGTAAATATGTTGACTGGAGAGATTGCCCAGCATCGCTCGATAGGTTTGGTTTTTTCATTAGCTTTTTTATTTATTGCTGTTTTAATTACGATTACAACAATGCATCGGGTTTTGCAAAGTCAACGAATGCAGTTAGGAATTTTAAAAGCATTAGGTTTTAAGAAAAGAAAGCTACTGATCCATTATTTATCACATTCAACATTTATTTGTTTAGTTGGTTCAATATTAGGTTACTGGCTTGGTTTAATAATAATGCCAGCTTTGATTTATCCAATGTTTGAAGAAATGTATGTTTTACCGGTTTTAACTAGCCAACCAATAGTTTTAGGATATTTATTACCAATTGGCTGTACTATATTATGCATGTTAATTAGTTTTTCTGTCTGTTTCAAATATTTAAAAATGAATGGTGCAACAATTCTTTACAGCAATAATTTAATTAGTAATTCAAGTTATTCACTAGCATGGAGCAGTAATCTACCATTTCGATTTCAATGGAATATTCGTGATATTATTCGAAATAAATTACGGAGTCTTATGACTATTTTTGGAGTTTTGGGCTGCACTGCATTATTATTTAGTGCTTGTGGCCTATATGATACAATGACTAATTTGACCGATTGGAATTATACTAAATTACAAAATTATAAATATAAACTTAATTTAAATGATAATCTTAATGAAGAGCAAATTGATTATCTTTTAAACCAGACTAAAGGACAGACATTATTAGAGAGTACAGCTAAAATAGTAATTGATGAACAAAATTTAGATGTTTCGTTAACAGTCTTGGAAAATAATGATTATATCAAACTTGCTCAAGATTTAAGTAATTTTAAATCTTTAAAAGAAGGAATTGCATTATCAAAAAAAATAGCCGATAAGCTTGATTTAAAGGTAGGAGATATAATTAAGTGGAAAGGAAATTTAGATCATCAAGAATATCAATCTAAAATATCTTTAATTATTAGAACCCCGAATATCCAAGGAATTACGATTATGAAAGAAGAATATTTGCAAACTGGTCATCAATACTATCCCACTGCAATCATTGGGAGTAAAAATCAAGATTGCTTGACCAATCTAACAAATATTTCTTCAATCCAGTATCAGCAGGACTTATTAGAAAGTTTTGATGTTTTATTAGAGGCAATGATCCTAATTATTATTATTCTAGTTTTAGGTGCAATTATTTTAGGTGGAGTTATTTTATATAATTTAGGAGTACTGTCTTACTTAGAACGTTATTATGAATTTTCTACATTAAAAGTATTAGGATTTAAAGATACTCAGATTCAAAAAATCTTGGTTCAACAAAATATATGGTTATCAATGATAGGAATTTTATTAGGTTTGCCTGTAGGATATTTATTGATTGAATACATGATATCAACGATTCAAGATACAATGGATGTAATTAATTTCATTGCTTTACCTTCTTACTTATATGCAATTTTAGGCACTTTAGTTATTTCCTGGGTAATAAGTAAAATTATTTCATTAAGGATAAAACATATCGACATGGTTTCTAGTCTAAAAGCAAATGATTAAAAGAGAAACATCTTGATAATAATTGAATAAGGTGCATAATTATTGTATAATTTTAAAGAATATATATAAGCAAGGGAGAATTAAAATGATTGATATTGCGATATTAAGAGAAAATCCAACCTTAGTTAAAGAAAACATGAAAAAGAAATTTCAAGATGACAAGATTGGATTAGTAGATGAGGCTTACAAATTAGATAAAGATTATCGAGAAGTTTTAACTAAAGCTAGTGAATTGAGAAGTAAACGTAATAAATTATCTAAAGAAATTGGTCAATTTATGCGTGAAGGAAATAAAGATGCGGCTGAAAATAATAAGAAACAAGTAAGTGCAATGGCAGATGAATTAGCTAAATTAGAAGACTTAGAAACTCAATATGGTAGTGAGTTAAAAGCAATTATGATGAAAATTCCTAATTTTATCGATGAATCCGTTCCATTAGGAAAAGATGATAGTGAGAATGTTGAAATTACTAAATATGGGGAACCAGTCGTACCAGATTTTGAAATACCTTATCATACTGAAATAATGGAAAATTTTGATGGTATTGATATGGATGCAGCTGGGAGAGTTGCTGGACAAGGTTTTTATTATTTAATGGGTGATATTGCTCGTTTACATTCTGCAATTTTATCATATGCTCGTGATTTTATGATTGATCGTGGCTTTACATATGTTATTCCGCCATATATGATTCGTAGTAATGTAGTTACTGGTGTTATGAGTTTTGAAGAAATGGATAGCATGATGTATAAAATTGAAGGGGAAGATTTATATTTGATTGGTACTTCTGAACACTCAATGATTGGTAAATTTATTGATAACATTTTAGAAGAAGATAAATTACCATATACGTATACTTCATATTCACCATGTTTTAGAAAAGAAAAAGGGGCTCATGGAATAGAGGAGCGTGGAGTATATCGAATTCACCAATTTGAAAAACAAGAAATGATTGTTGTATGTAAACCTGAAGACAGTAAGATGTGGTTTGAAAAACTATGGAATAATACTGTTGATTTATTTAGATCATTAGATATACCAGTAAGAACTTTAGAATGTTGTTCTGGAGATCTAGCTGATTTGAAATCTAAAAGTATTGATGTTGAAGCTTGGTCACCAAGACAAAAGAAATATTTTGAAGTTGGTTCATGTTCAAATCTAACTGACGCTCAAGCAAGAAGATTAAATATTAGAATTAATGGTGAAAATGGAAAATATTTTGCTCACACTTTAAATAATACAGTAGTTGCACCACCAAGAATGTTGATTGCTTTCCTTGAAAATAACTTAAATGAAGATGGCAGTGTAAATATTCCTAAAGCACTACAACCATATATGGGAGGTAAGGAAAAGATAACTAAATAGTTATCTTTTTATCTATATGAAAACTCTTTATATAAGTGATTTAGATGGAACGCTATTGAATAGCCAAGGAAAAATTAGTGATTACAGTATTAAAACAATTAATAACTTAATTAATGAGGGAATGATTTTTACATATGCTACTGCTCGTTCTCTAGTTTCCGCTTCACCAGTAACAAGAGGATTAATCAAAAATCTTCCTTTGATAATCTATAATGGTACATTTATTGTCAATGGCGAAACTGGAAAACTGCTTCATAAGAATATTTTTAATTCAAAACAAGTAGCGCATATAAAAGCAATAATGGAAAAAAACCAATTAAAACCTATGGTATATGCACTAGTAAATGAAAAAGAACGAGTAACGATAATAAATGAAAGCCTTCATGAAGGGGTAAAATATTATCTTAGTAAGCGTAAAACCGATTATCGAATTAATTTAACATTAGATTACTTATCTTTGTATGAGGGTGAAGTTTTCTATTTTACCATAATTGGAGATTATGATAATCTTCGACCAGCTTATGAAAGTTTAAAGGATGATTTAGATTATAATATTACTTTTCAACAAGAAATATATCGTAAAGAATACTGGCTAGAAATTATGCCTAAAAGTGCCTCTAAAGCAAGTGCTATTTTAAAGTTGAAAGAACTTTTAAACTGTGACAAGATAGTTAGTTTTGGTGATGCAATCAACGATTTGCCAATGTTTGCAATATCTGATCAAAGTTATGCAATGGCTAATGCAGTAACCTCTTTAAAACAACAAGCTACAGCAGTTATCAAAAGTAATGATGAAGATGGTGTTGCTCACTGGCTTAAGGAGCATGTTATAAACACTAAATAAATCAGTAAGATAAAAAATAGTTTTTATGATTTAATATCGAAGTAGTTTTTAAATAATTAATAAAATTACTGATCAGTGGATTATAATTATCTTGATCATAGATTAGATAAACACTTTTTTCACTTAATGGTGTTAAGGGAATAGCTTTAAGATAATCGTTATAGCAATTATCTTTTGTAAAGGCATGCAAAATTGCGCAACCTTGATTACAGGCAATCTTCAATAAATTCCCTTCAAACTCAGGATAATTGTCTTGATAGTATAATTTTCTAACATCAAATAAAATATTTGGAAGCTCCTCTTGGCTAACAGTTTTTTGATTAGCTAAGGGGTTATTTTTATTTATTAATACTATTAAAGAATATTTTTTTATTAATATTTTTTGATAGTCAGGATATTTAGGAAATGATAATCCTAGGGCTATATCTATCATCCTTTGTTCAAGCGCATGATATAATTGATAATTTGCATAGCTTGTTAATTCTATTTTTATATTAGGAAATTCGTTTATAAAATCAGAAAATATAGTAACCAATAATTGAGGATCTAAATTTTTAAGAAAACCAATTTTAATTGTACCTTATTGTCCTTTTAAGAAAGAATCAATATTTAATTTTGAATGATTAAATTGATTAATTATTTTTTTAGCTTCAATTAAAAAAATCTACCAGCTTCGGTCAGTTCTATTTGTTTATTATTGCGATTAAATAATTTAGTTCCTAATTCAGTTTCTAATAATTGTATCTGTTTTGTAACTGCAGTTTGCGATATATAGATTATGTGCTGCTTTAGTAAAATTCATTGTCTTACAAATTGCTAAAAAATAATTTATTTGATTAAGATTCATTTCATATTCCCCTTTAATAACTTTTAATTATTATATAATATCTTTTTAATATTAGAAAGTTATTGATTAATATATTACTATCTTGGTGATGGAGGAATATAAATGAATAAAAATGTTAATCGTTGGATCATCTACATACTATCAATCAATATTTTGGCTTTGGGAATAATTTTGAATACCCGCACTGATTTGGGGGTGCTGCGTTCACTAGTCTTTTTTATGCTTTTAGTAAGGTCAACAATATTTCATTAGGAACTGCTTCAATTATTTTATATTTGATTTTAATTATTGTTCAGATTTGTTTAGTTAGAAAATTAACTATTACAATTTTTTTAGAAATTCCATTTTCATTAATCTTTGGATATATTATCGATTTTTATGATTCTTTAATTAAAATTAGGTGTTCAAATTTATTATCTGCTTATCTATTATTACTGATTGCAATTATTTTTGTTTCACTTGGAGTATACTTTTCAGTTAGCTGTAATCTTATTGCAACACCAGTTGAATCAACGGTTAAGACTATCTCGCAAGTATATAATCTAAAATTTTCGTTAGTAAAAAATGTATTTGATATTACTATGATTATTATGATGCTCTTGCTTTGTTTAGTCTTACAGATACCAGTTTATGGAATTGGTATGGGAACAGTGTTATCTGCTCTGCTGGTTGGTAGATTTATTTCGGGCTATCAATATCTTTTTGATGAAAAAATTCAGATATATCAATTATCTAGATAAAAGAATGTTTTAGCATTCTTTTTTTGCATCTTAGCTAATCTATGTGCATCTTACCAAAATTAGATAGGTAAAAAAGATATTATATGATAAGGTGTTAATAAAGGAGGGATTCGATGAAGGTGCTCATTGAATGTGAGGAAGATAATGAATTAGAAGTAGTAATTCGTTGTAATAAAATTGATGATGAAGTAAGGCGAATTATTTCTTTATTTGAAGATAAACATTTTATTATTGGAAAATTAGACAATCGTAGTTATCAAATTAAAATAGATGATATTTATTATTTAGAAGCAAATGAAGATCGTGCTTTTATTTATTGTGAAGATAAAGTCTATGAAACAAGCCTAAGATTATATGAATTAGAAGATCAATTAGATCCCCGATTGTTTGTAAGAATCAGTAAATCAATATTGCTAAATTTAAACAAATTAGATAATGTAAGAGCTCTATTAAATGGGCGTTATGAAGCGCTATTAATTAATCGTGAAAGGTTAATTATTACACGTCATTATGTAAGCAGTTTTAAGGAAAAATTTGGAATGTAGGTGATAAGATGAATAAATTAAAAATGTTTAAATTTTATATGTTGACGACTTGTGTATCATATACGTTTGTAATTTTATTGCAAACATTATTATTTCATTTCAATCATCAAAATATGTCTAATGAATTAGTTGTGATGATTTTTATCGTTTGTGTAATCGTAAACTTATTGATAAATGTAACTCATTATTTAGAATTACAGGAGTGGTTAACCAATTTACTTTCAATTATCGAAATAGCTTTTGTAGTCTGTACTGCTAATTATTTATGTGGATATACAAACAGTATTATTGAATTAGATAATTTTATAGGTGTTACATTTATGTCAGTAACTGTTTATTTTTTTGTAAAAGCAGTCGTTTTTATGAAAAATAATGAAGATGCTAAAAAAATAAATGAAAAATTAAAAAGAAACCGCCATCGCAACTAATAGTTGCTTAAAAGAAACCATGCTGCAATCTAAAATTGGTGGTTTGAAATAAAAGTTTTACGTATAGTGATGATGTAAGGAGGAGTAAAGATGAATAAAGTTATTGAGATAAAGAATTTGACTAAATGTTATGGTGATTTAATTGCTTTAGATGACTTTAGTTTAGATGTTTATGAAGGGGAAATATTAGGGTTATTAGGACCTAATGGCAGTGGTAAATCGACAACTATCAATACGATCTTATCATTATTAAAGTATGATTCTGGTTCAATCAAGATTTTTAATAAAGAGATGAGTCCTACTGCTTATGATATAAAAAGTAAAATTGGTGTTGTTTTTCAAGATGTAGCTGTATTTGATGAATTAAGCGTTATTGAAAATATTGATTATTTTTGTGGTTTATATATTAAAGATAAAAAAATTCGTGCCAACTATGTTCAAGATGCAATTAATCTTGTTAGTCTAAACGAATTTACTAAATTTAAACCAAAGCAATTAAGTGGGGGATTATTACGAAGATTAAATATTGCATGTGGAATAGCGCATAAGCCAAAATTAATTTTTTTAGATGAGCCAACAGTTGCAGTTGATCCACAAAGTAGAAATAATATTTTAGAGGGAATTAAACGATTAAATGAATTAGGAGCAACAATAGTTTATACAACCCATTACATGGAAGAAGTTGAGCAGCTATGTAATCAAATTATTATTATTGATAAGGGGAGAGTAATTGCATCTGGAACTAAAG encodes:
- a CDS encoding ABC transporter permease: MLFKKMIRDLWKNKVQFGAIFIMMFLGVFIFSGISSEYHGLEVALNNYIKENNLADAWLYQKEFSDSTLNELKKQTDYEQRMYVSTSNKAVDNSNIDLYITDSNKISTLKVVNGKSFNNQDDGIWLDAMYAKKNGYQLNDQITLKYQNFELSKKIIGLVYSPENIYLAKEEQLTPNRQKYGFAYVNNNSFPNTLYHPNQLVLSSKKDISKIVDQLLAGNEYKLILQKDHPSVNMLTGEIAQHRSIGLVFSLAFLFIAVLITITTMHRVLQSQRMQLGILKALGFKKRKLLIHYLSHSTFICLVGSILGYWLGLIIMPALIYPMFEEMYVLPVLTSQPIVLGYLLPIGCTILCMLISFSVCFKYLKMNGATILYSNNLISNSSYSLAWSSNLPFRFQWNIRDIIRNKLRSLMTIFGVLGCTALLFSACGLYDTMTNLTDWNYTKLQNYKYKLNLNDNLNEEQIDYLLNQTKGQTLLESTAKIVIDEQNLDVSLTVLENNDYIKLAQDLSNFKSLKEGIALSKKIADKLDLKVGDIIKWKGNLDHQEYQSKISLIIRTPNIQGITIMKEEYLQTGHQYYPTAIIGSKNQDCLTNLTNISSIQYQQDLLESFDVLLEAMILIIIILVLGAIILGGVILYNLGVLSYLERYYEFSTLKVLGFKDTQIQKILVQQNIWLSMIGILLGLPVGYLLIEYMISTIQDTMDVINFIALPSYLYAILGTLVISWVISKIISLRIKHIDMVSSLKAND
- a CDS encoding TetR/AcrR family transcriptional regulator translates to MQIKKEDLKNDIIEAAKVEFLHHGYEGASMRIIASKSHTTLGNLYNYFTNKEELLGAVLEPSIKSLNKLVEVHLNEEIQVHSLEEVDEALDQFGDFFEESDFRYIMDERLIILFELKTTEYKEKRDWFLLKFKQHMAWHLNIEDINSPYIDIITNMFIDCIKHVLVSHDNLEMQKQEFLKVFKMLCTGIVVNEEK
- a CDS encoding LysR family transcriptional regulator gives rise to the protein MNLNQINYFLAICKTMNFTKAAHNLYIANCSYKTDTIIRN
- a CDS encoding substrate-binding domain-containing protein; the encoded protein is MKIGFLKNLDPQLLVTIFSDFINEFPNIKIELTSYANYQLYHALEQRMIDIALGLSFPKYPDYQKILIKKYSLIVLINKNNPLANQKTVSQEELPNILFDVRKLYYQDNYPEFEGNLLKIACNQGCAILHAFTKDNCYNDYLKAIPLTPLSEKSVYLIYDQDNYNPLISNFINYLKTTSILNHKNYFLSY
- a CDS encoding Cof-type HAD-IIB family hydrolase, which encodes MKTLYISDLDGTLLNSQGKISDYSIKTINNLINEGMIFTYATARSLVSASPVTRGLIKNLPLIIYNGTFIVNGETGKLLHKNIFNSKQVAHIKAIMEKNQLKPMVYALVNEKERVTIINESLHEGVKYYLSKRKTDYRINLTLDYLSLYEGEVFYFTIIGDYDNLRPAYESLKDDLDYNITFQQEIYRKEYWLEIMPKSASKASAILKLKELLNCDKIVSFGDAINDLPMFAISDQSYAMANAVTSLKQQATAVIKSNDEDGVAHWLKEHVINTK
- a CDS encoding LysR family transcriptional regulator; the protein is MIYISQTAVTKQIQLLETELGTKLFNRNNKQIELTEAGRFF
- a CDS encoding DUF3021 family protein — translated: MNKLKMFKFYMLTTCVSYTFVILLQTLLFHFNHQNMSNELVVMIFIVCVIVNLLINVTHYLELQEWLTNLLSIIEIAFVVCTANYLCGYTNSIIELDNFIGVTFMSVTVYFFVKAVVFMKNNEDAKKINEKLKRNRHRN
- a CDS encoding LytTR family DNA-binding domain-containing protein; amino-acid sequence: MKVLIECEEDNELEVVIRCNKIDDEVRRIISLFEDKHFIIGKLDNRSYQIKIDDIYYLEANEDRAFIYCEDKVYETSLRLYELEDQLDPRLFVRISKSILLNLNKLDNVRALLNGRYEALLINRERLIITRHYVSSFKEKFGM
- the serS gene encoding serine--tRNA ligase: MIDIAILRENPTLVKENMKKKFQDDKIGLVDEAYKLDKDYREVLTKASELRSKRNKLSKEIGQFMREGNKDAAENNKKQVSAMADELAKLEDLETQYGSELKAIMMKIPNFIDESVPLGKDDSENVEITKYGEPVVPDFEIPYHTEIMENFDGIDMDAAGRVAGQGFYYLMGDIARLHSAILSYARDFMIDRGFTYVIPPYMIRSNVVTGVMSFEEMDSMMYKIEGEDLYLIGTSEHSMIGKFIDNILEEDKLPYTYTSYSPCFRKEKGAHGIEERGVYRIHQFEKQEMIVVCKPEDSKMWFEKLWNNTVDLFRSLDIPVRTLECCSGDLADLKSKSIDVEAWSPRQKKYFEVGSCSNLTDAQARRLNIRINGENGKYFAHTLNNTVVAPPRMLIAFLENNLNEDGSVNIPKALQPYMGGKEKITK
- a CDS encoding EAL domain-containing protein yields the protein MEESHNFYLNDYTEFVKQATDIIESNKNSKNYVIMYADLTNFQLVNDFYGFIEGDRFLLEFAKFLSMSPRTILCGRVFSDHFLRLSLFEDNCDIESVTRNYEQKLETFISSQEEHHPDSKIAVAAGLCPVKLEEKAIIKAIDQANIARKEAKKDNHCKLVWFNEDMQKFINKRKILEIEIQNALRNKLFTFYLQPKVNINTGKIVGSEALARLIKDNKVIYPDQFIEIMEKNETIIDLDFLICQQVCRYLRERIDQGKKLIPVSMNMSRMHVYETGFVARVNKIVNKYNIPPYLLEFELTETVILKNLTKVREVADELRSFGYRVSIDDYGTGYSGMNIWQDLNFDIVKLDRSYITKRESNNNRNNIIIPAIVDICNKLQTTIICEGVETLDQCLYMKRFGCNVVQGYYFSKPVSTVEFEKMIDETDGKFNLPWNKDDFKYTSVDNISQSEIKAITNSIFNFIPGGVAGFSYELELLFVSDSLVELSGYSREELLSGGIEWPKKLFYSEEEFKHVFYHNGLADRSSKNLVEFKIKAKNGKTVYINMYGGLVDSPEWGSYYLCCFYDVTNEKVNELKSHELQENINSLLKNINGGIGKMTLDGKGTILFASDGFYKTIGYTRTDFNQPPINNDLSQIVSKEAYFLCNHVIEQIKAGKIDYFEVEVNSKTAQKIWLTIYFSNIHRENGKLVADVFCIDSTVDHQQMMLEQHCNEMEDNLNIVIENTPGDIVVIKIKDDHITTKFLSHGLSKIFDFEQSELTDILKHNKGFDLVYEDDREVLAKQFIELSKQKSCVNFDYRSYYKNGKVSWHNINANFYRQEEDGTIIYHGIITNINTLKEQQERAEKLKDRYNFILSVLAVDVWNFDVRNNRMDSLYMDDKFSIDLPKGAKIVPEKLLEDALILPEDQNKYLNMLTSIRAGQKTAHDKLHCRIKTGEYNLFDLMIRVKDTNSDMAIIMAKNFDQFFNKKE
- a CDS encoding ABC transporter ATP-binding protein, producing the protein MIKFEEVSKIYQNGNKKIYALNKVSFTINKGEFVIILGPSGAGKSTLLNILGGIDRLDEGKIIIDNEVISNKNENELSDYRAHQVGFIFQFYNLIPTLTVYENVALMKELKKDIMPVDNVLDQVGLLVHKKKFPHQLSGGEQQRVSIARAVVKNPEILLCDEPTGALDSDTGAKVLKLLHDMCKEYHKTTIIVTHNTNLQAIADKVIRVKNGQINTITTNSHPLDVMEVEW
- a CDS encoding ABC transporter ATP-binding protein, translated to MNKVIEIKNLTKCYGDLIALDDFSLDVYEGEILGLLGPNGSGKSTTINTILSLLKYDSGSIKIFNKEMSPTAYDIKSKIGVVFQDVAVFDELSVIENIDYFCGLYIKDKKIRANYVQDAINLVSLNEFTKFKPKQLSGGLLRRLNIACGIAHKPKLIFLDEPTVAVDPQSRNNILEGIKRLNELGATIVYTTHYMEEVEQLCNQIIIIDKGRVIASGTKDELKNMITLGERITIELKSMNQTFIEQLKNSDRVMNIEIENNTIHISYNTKEDNLSKLIDYVRENNVNYTSLFSERPTLNDVFLELTGKELRD